A stretch of Kwoniella dendrophila CBS 6074 chromosome 2, complete sequence DNA encodes these proteins:
- a CDS encoding E1-like protein-activating enzyme Gsa7p/Apg7p: protein MPILQFQPLSSQPTPAFWTALTSHKLDKAKLNDEEQWIDGWLEEGRLIQDLHVATDQESAIAHIDGSISIGGNAFGEASESRPVGTIPVIGVLKNYNTIEEFRKTENKKALFDSVVTKIVDSFKSEQPVLNPFLAVTFADLKKYTYHYWFAFPAIVATPAWTIDSDVLIPLDEANVQELRDLEAKLTGKDNNKDGAFLVKGSSGTREVAPLHTYKEFFANIPPDEVTIAFHDSSSTENSVGWSLRNILYYLNSTFAMKEVRVICLRQSNASRSATIRLPANQASPTNTAISAVGWERTKGGKLASRVADLGPMMNPTKLAEQAVDLNLKLMKWRIAPALDLDGIAGTKCLLLGAGTLGCYVARSLMAWGVRQITFVDSGKVSFSNPVRQPLFRFEDCLNGGQPKAACAAERLKEIFPGVNATGHTMNIPMPGHPIPPSLHDSTRQEVEKLEKLIQQHDAVFLLMDSRESRWLPTLLGIDQNKIVINAALGFDTYLVMRHGAVAKTADEKQLGCYYCNDVVAPTDSLTDRSLDQMCTVTRPGVAPLAAASAVELLVSLIQHPLQVHAPAYIPSTTSDTQHAGVLGEVPHQIRGSLNQWRTLTVAGPAYNQCTACSSAVVNMYRQEGIQWLLSIFDRAEILEEVTGLSELHHDTELAMQHVDWAEDSEDDI, encoded by the exons ATGCCTATCTTGCAATTCCAACCACTGTCTTCACAACCTACACCTGCATTTTGGACCGCTCTTACCTCTCACAAACTCGACAAAGCAAAGCTGAATGACGAAGAACAATGGATTGATGGATGgttagaagaaggtagacTTATACAGGATCTCCATGTTGCTACTGATCAAGAGTCAGCCATAGCGCATATAGACGGAAGTATTAGTATTGGTGGTAATGCTTTCGGAGAGGCTTCagaaag TCGTCCAGTAGGTACGATTCCTGTAATTGGCGTCCTGAAGAATTACAATACCATAGAAGAATTTCGTAAAACTGAGAATAAGAAAGCCTTATTCGATTCCGTGGTTACTAAG ATCGTGGATTCTTTCAAAAGCGAGCAACCCGTCTTGAACCCGTTTCTCGCAGTCACATTCGCGGACCTAAAGAAGTATACATACCATTATTGGTTCGCCTTTCCCGCCATTGTAGCAACTCCAGCTTGGACCATCGACTCAGATGTTCTCATACCGCTGGATGAAGCA AATGTGCAAGAACTCCGAGATTTAGAAGCTAAATTGACTGGGAAGGACAACAATAAAGATGGAGCTTTCCTCGTAAAGGGCTCTTCAGGCACTCGAGAAGTTGCTCCGCTCCATACATACAAAGAATTCTTTGCAAATATCCCTCCTGATGAG GTCACTATAGCTTTCCATGATTCGTCTTCCACGGAGAACAGTGTTGGTTGGTCTCTCCGGAACATCCTTTACTACCTAAACTCAACTTTTGCAATGAAAGAGGTTCGCGTTATTTGTTTGCGTCAGAGTAACGCAAGTCGGTCAGCTACTATCAGACTTCCTGCCAATCAAGCAAGCCCAACAAATACCGCGATATCTGCTGTAGGATGGGAAAGGAcgaaaggtggtaaattgGCAAGTAGAGTAGCAGATTTAGGTCCAATGATGAACCCAACAAA ACTCGCGGAACAAGCTGTAGATCTCAATCTTAAACTGATGAAATGGAGGATCGCACCTGCGCTTGATCTAGATGGTATAGCAGGGACGAAATGTCTGCTTTTGGGAGCAGGAACGTTAGGATGCTATGTTGCGCGTAGTCTCATG GCTTGGGGAGTACGCCAGATAACATTTGTAGATTCAGGAAAAGTGTCATTCTCTAATCCAGTTCGACAACCACTTTTCCGCTTTGAAGACTGCTTAAATGGTGGACAACCCAAAGCTGCTTGTGCTGCCGAAAGACTCAAGGAGATATTTCCTGGTGTA AATGCGACAGGACATACAATGAATATACCTATGCCTGGACATCCAATACCGCCATCTTTACACGACTCAACGCGGCAAGAAGTTGAGAAATTGGAAAAGCTAATACAACAGCATGATGCAgtttttcttctaatggaTTCTAGAGAATCAAGATGGTTACCTACTCTACTTGGTATAGATCAAAACAAGATCGTGATCAATGCAGCTCTCGGTTTCGACACTTATTTGGTCATGAGACATGGGGCAGTCGCAAAGACAGCAGATGAGAAACAGTTAGGATGCTATTACTGCAATGATGTGGTTGCGCCTACTGAT TCCTTGACGGATCGATCTTTGGATCAAATGTGTACAGTAACCCGACCTGGTGTAGCACCGTTAGCAGCTGCATCTGCTGTAGAATTATTAGTTTCATTAATTCAACACCCTTTGCA AGTTCACGCACCCGCTTACAttccatcaacaacaagtgATACCCAACATGCCGGTGTGCTTGGAGAAGTTCCTCATCAGATACGAGGTTCACTAAATCAATGGCGTACACTAACAGTTGCAGGACCCGCTTATAATCAATGCACAGCATGTAGTTCAGCT GTCGTGAATATGTATAGACAAGAAGGTATACAATGGTTGTTAAGCATATTCGATCGAGCGGAAATCTTGGAGGAGGTGACTGGACTGAGCGAGTTGCACCACGACACCGAGCTAGCTATGCAGCACGTTGATTGGGCGGAGGAcagtgaagatgatatataa